The Streptomyces tendae genome has a window encoding:
- a CDS encoding MGMT family protein gives MSTDIVAEVRAEVAAIPAGSVASYGDIAEWIGTSPRQVGRAMSLLDEGVPWWRVVHADGTPATCHQGQAPRLLADEGIPMRGTRVDMRRARHRREGPVPPSP, from the coding sequence ATGAGTACGGACATCGTCGCGGAGGTCCGCGCGGAGGTCGCAGCCATCCCGGCAGGCAGCGTCGCTTCCTACGGCGACATCGCGGAATGGATCGGAACGAGCCCCCGGCAGGTGGGACGCGCGATGAGTCTGCTCGACGAAGGCGTGCCCTGGTGGCGCGTGGTCCACGCCGACGGGACGCCCGCGACGTGCCACCAGGGTCAGGCGCCTCGGCTGCTGGCCGACGAGGGGATTCCGATGCGCGGCACACGAGTGGACATGCGACGCGCACGGCACCGCAGAGAGGGGCCCGTCCCGCCGTCGCCGTGA
- a CDS encoding DUF488 family protein: MTNRVHTIGHSTRTFDEVLSMLRKHDVTDLVDVRSYPASRTFPQWNQEAVIENLPPDIHYRWIRELGGRRHTPKGVESVNTAWRVKAFRDYADHMMSSEFAKGLDELLDLAAHGRPVIMCSEAVPWRCHRRLITDALLVAGVEVVHIMSATVTKPALLNENADVHHGRITYPAPRGA; this comes from the coding sequence ATGACGAACCGCGTGCACACCATCGGGCATTCGACCCGCACCTTCGACGAGGTGCTGTCGATGCTGCGGAAACATGACGTCACCGACCTGGTGGACGTCCGTTCCTATCCGGCCTCGCGCACGTTCCCGCAGTGGAACCAGGAGGCCGTCATCGAGAATCTCCCACCGGACATCCACTATCGGTGGATCCGGGAGCTGGGCGGCAGACGTCACACCCCGAAGGGCGTCGAAAGCGTCAACACCGCGTGGCGGGTGAAGGCGTTCCGGGACTATGCCGACCACATGATGAGCAGCGAGTTCGCGAAAGGGCTGGATGAGTTGCTCGACCTCGCCGCGCACGGGCGGCCGGTGATCATGTGCAGTGAGGCCGTGCCGTGGCGCTGCCACCGCAGACTCATCACCGACGCGCTGCTCGTCGCGGGTGTCGAGGTCGTACACATCATGTCCGCCACAGTGACCAAGCCGGCTCTCTTGAACGAGAACGCGGACGTTCACCATGGCCGCATCACCTACCCTGCGCCCCGAGGTGCGTGA